A window of the Marinitoga litoralis genome harbors these coding sequences:
- a CDS encoding DUF1801 domain-containing protein: MKIEAKTIEEFIEKCGDRKDDIIFLDNYIMSILPNIKRYLYSSKSITMLSYGEVPYKTTTYEGLFPLIGLTPQKNNISLYITIWKDGKTLPELYGKKLGKVSVGKSCVRFKKVENLDLDILKVALLEAHEWCKEQKNG; encoded by the coding sequence ATGAAAATAGAAGCAAAAACTATAGAAGAATTTATAGAAAAATGTGGGGATAGAAAAGACGATATTATCTTTTTAGATAATTACATTATGAGTATATTGCCAAACATAAAAAGATATTTATATTCTTCTAAAAGTATTACTATGTTGTCATATGGTGAAGTTCCGTATAAGACTACAACATATGAAGGATTATTCCCGTTAATAGGTTTAACTCCTCAAAAAAACAATATTAGTTTATATATTACTATATGGAAAGATGGAAAAACATTACCAGAATTATATGGTAAAAAACTTGGAAAGGTTAGTGTTGGTAAAAGTTGTGTAAGATTTAAAAAAGTAGAAAATCTTGATTTGGATATATTAAAAGTAGCATTATTAGAAGCACATGAGTGGTGTAAGGAGCAAAAAAATGGATAA